CCGCCTTCGGCGATGGGTTGGCTGACTTCTTGATTTCGATCGGATAAAGGACGCCATCCTGCTCTATCAGCAGGTCGATTTCCTTTTGTTCTTTGTCCCGATAGAACGAGAAGGGCGCATGTCGACCGTTGTGCCAATAACTCTTGAGCAATTCCGTTACGACCCAGGTTTCCAGAATCGCGCCGGAGAGGGCCCCGGCCTCCAGTGTTTCCGGGCTGGACCACTCGGTCAGATAGGTACACAGTCCGGTATCGAGGAAGTAGAGTTTTGGCGTCTTGACGAGGCGCGACGTGCGGTTGCTGTGCCAGGGCGGCAACAGATAGACGATCCCCGAAGTCTGCAAGATGGAAAGCCAACGCTTCGCCGTATTTGGCGCGACGTCGGCATCCCGCGCAAGGTCCGCCATATTCAGCAACTGGGCGGAACGGGCCGCCGCGGCGCGAAGGAAACGGAGAAAGGCCATTTCGTCTCCAACCTGCGCGAGGTCGCGCACGTCTCGCTGAAGGTAGGATTGCAGATAGGATCGATAGAACAGTTCCTTTTCCATGGCGGGATTCAATGCTACGGCGGGATAGGAGCCACGCCAGATGAGTTGATAGAGCGCGGAGAGCGTTAGCGCGGCACCGGGATCTTTCGATTCCATCGCGCCCGGAAGGAAGGGCGCAGCGTCCACATCCTTTCCGGTAAGCTCCCGCCGTGACAGGCCCAGCAGTTGCATCGTACCTACCCGCCCCGCCAGGGACTCCGACACGCCTTTCATCAGGTGAAACTGTTGCGAGCCCGTGAGCCAGAACAGGCCGGGCTTTCCCAGTTCGTCTGCCGCCATCTTGATGTGGGGCAGGAGCCCGGGAGCGTACTGGATTTCGTCGATGAGCACCGGTGGCGGAAAACGCT
The sequence above is a segment of the Candidatus Hydrogenedentota bacterium genome. Coding sequences within it:
- a CDS encoding ATP-binding protein, encoding MYTPRSLDAFLNKASGLFPVVLVTGARQVGKTTLLRHAAGQIRRYVTLDDPLLLRLAQEEPALFVQRFPPPVLIDEIQYAPGLLPHIKMAADELGKPGLFWLTGSQQFHLMKGVSESLAGRVGTMQLLGLSRRELTGKDVDAAPFLPGAMESKDPGAALTLSALYQLIWRGSYPAVALNPAMEKELFYRSYLQSYLQRDVRDLAQVGDEMAFLRFLRAAAARSAQLLNMADLARDADVAPNTAKRWLSILQTSGIVYLLPPWHSNRTSRLVKTPKLYFLDTGLCTYLTEWSSPETLEAGALSGAILETWVVTELLKSYWHNGRHAPFSFYRDKEQKEIDLLIEQDGVLYPIEIKKSANPSPKAVGSFKTLGKCGVSVGRGALLCLADQLLPLTDSVDIVPVSAL